One Nicotiana sylvestris chromosome 12, ASM39365v2, whole genome shotgun sequence genomic window carries:
- the LOC138883036 gene encoding uncharacterized protein, giving the protein MAPYEALYGRRCRSPVGWFEPSEARLLGTDLMQDALDKVKVIQEQLRTAQSRQESYADRKKYIGDPSHVLDLSTIHLDGDLTYDVEPVAILEHQVRKLRSKDVASVKVHWGGRPVEEATWETEREMQSRYPHIFEVPDLEHLEAGLKVKGIAE; this is encoded by the exons atggctccatacgaggctttatatgggagacggtgtagatcaccagtaggatggtttgagccgagcgAGGCCAGGCTTTTGGGGACAGACTTaatgcaggatgctttggacaaggtgaaagtgattcaggagcagCTTCGTACCGCACAGTCAAGACAagagagttatgctgataggaag aagtatattggcgatccgtctcatgttttggatctTAGCACGATTCACTTAGACGGTGATTTGacatatgatgtggagccagtagctattttggaacatcaggttcgaaagctgagatcaaaggatgtagcttcagtgaaagtgcactggggaggtcggcccgtagaggaggctacctgggagactgagcgggagatgcagagtagaTACCCTCACATATTTGAGgttccag atttagagCATTTGGAGGCTGGATTGAAAGTcaagggcattgcggagtag